One genomic region from Magallana gigas chromosome 3, xbMagGiga1.1, whole genome shotgun sequence encodes:
- the LOC105328438 gene encoding squamous cell carcinoma antigen recognized by T-cells 3 isoform X1, with product MAESMEKAEADKTIEEECDEKEDTEDAEMQSDSSESEVDNDEEDEEANKKRLEELQKQIEENTYFYDGHTEMIKILRNTGELEKLREAREKMSQYFPLTQELWLEWLRDEIPLATDEKERKHVYDLFERAVKDYLSVDVWLEYVQFCIGGMGQIDGISHIRDVFERALATAGLHVAAGSSLWEAYREFENALMSGYMPQPGQVATPEQEEKFNSQQDRVVSLFKRQLSIPLMDMQETMSEFKEYYEDEIDDGTKEAYNKALEKLEKLMPYEEALTAAEPPRLDAYLSYIDYEMTHDDPARIQNIFERALQENCLNSELWLKYAKYLDHKRLQVETLVLGMYERSVRNCPWCSQLWQRYVLAMERFHKPQKEIKELVDRALQCGFNPGADYLVVWSTYCDYLRRRIKWNQDHEEELDLFRITIESAVNFLAYYGVEADPKGSLQQFWAVIEGKFCGNMTRAREIWTEIMSAGRNHEAALWLDYLRLERAYGDNKHCRKLLNRALNVVTDWPEAIVEAMINFEREEGDLEQYDAAVTKCEVHMDAVNKERQEAEQEEKRQNRRIEKKQKRFDAKQKGKKGPGQKNDTEKSPKKVSEGKAGKNENRKRKVSQEEPNDFKVPEVPNSKGPPPPGFKEPPPPTGQKGPPPPGFKGPPPPGYKGAEPATKKPKIDETPNNGAGGDSPTTHSDFVEKAEQDPDKSRRTSFVSNLDYSIDEDRIGQIFAKCGEMTDIRLVKTIKGKSKGYAYVEFKDELGVLEALKLDRTPIEGRPMFVSKCEDRSQKKAQFKFSTAMEKNKLFIKNLPFTCSKDALIQIFSEHGPVKEVRMVTYRSGAPKGLAYVEFEDEQDAAKAVMKTDGLKIGDHEIEVAISNPPQRGTPINVREETSFTPTLGGGKKETETRGKARTQLSLVPRSIQRTPAPSKGANPKSNPLPSLEANGQAAASATATKMSNDDFRKMLLKK from the exons ATGGCGGAAAGCATGGAAAAAGCAGAAGCCGATAAAACAATTGAGGAGGAGTGCGATGAAAAAGAGGATACTGAGGATGCAGAAATGCAGTCTGATTCCAGCGAATCAGAAGTTGATAATGATGAGGAGGACGAGGAAGCAAACAAAAAGAGACTTGAAGAACTTCAGAAACAG ATAGAAGAAAATACCTACTTTTACGATGGCCATACAGAGATGATCAAAATACTGCGTAATACAGGGGAGCTAGAAAAGCTGAGGGAGGCCCGAGAGAAAATGAGCCAGTACTTTCCATTGACGCAAG AATTATGGTTGGAATGGCTCAGAGATGAAATTCCTTTGGCAACTGatgagaaagaaagaaaacatgtttatGACTTGTTTGAAAGAGCTGTAAAAGATTATCTAT CTGTAGATGTTTGGTTGGAGTACGTACAGTTTTGTATTGGAGGAATGGGACAGATTGATGGGATATCCCACATTCGTGATGTTTTTGAGCGGGCTTTGGCAACTGCTGGACTCCATGTGGCAGCGGGTTCCAGTTTATGGGAGGCATACAGAGAATTTGAAAATGCTCTGATGAGTGGATATATG CCTCAGCCAGGACAAGTAGCAACTCCAGAGCAGGAGGAGAAATTCAACTCTCAGCAGGATAGAGTAGTCTCCCTTTTCAAAAGGCAGCTGTCTATTCCTCTAATGG ATATGCAAGAGACCATGAGTGAATTTAAAGAATACTATGAGGATGAAATAGACGATGGAACCAAAGAGGCCTACAATAAAGCTCTTGAGAAACTTGAAAAATTGATGCCATATGAGGAAGCTTTA ACAGCAGCTGAACCTCCCAGGTTGGATGCCTATTTGTCCTACATTGATTATGAGATGACCCATGATGATCCAGCCAGAATTCAAAACATCTTTGAGAGAGCCCTGCAAGAAAACTGTTTAAATTCAGAATTGTGGTTGAAATATGCAAAGTATCTG gATCACAAGAGACTACAGGTTGAGACTTTAGTCTTAGGGATGTACGAGAGATCTGTCAGGAATTGTCCGTGGTGTTCCCAGTTGTGGCAGAGATATGTTCTGGCTATGGAGAGATTTCACAAACCTCAGAAAGAAATCAAAG AGTTGGTGGACAGAGCCCTACAGTGTGGTTTTAACCCGGGGGCTGATTACCTGGTTGTGTGGAGTACTTACTGTGATTATCTACGTCGAAGAATCAAATGGAACCAAG ACCATGAGGAAGAACTCGATTTATTCAGGATAACCATTGAGAGCGCTGTCAACTTCCTAGCAT ATTATGGTGTAGAAGCTGACCCCAAAGGAAGCTTACAACAGTTCTGGGCAGTGATAGAG GGCAAGTTTTGTGGAAATATGACTAGGGCAAGAGAAATCTGGACTGAAATCATGTCAGCAGGCAGGAATCATGAAGCAGCTCTATGGCTAGATTATCTCAGATTGGAAAG GGCATATGGTGACAACAAACACTGTCGTAAGCTGCTGAATCGAGCTCTCAATGTAGTGACAGATTGGCCAGAAGCTATTGTGGAGGCAATGATCAACTTTGAAAGGGAGGAGG GAGATCTGGAGCAGTATGATGCAGCAGTTACTAAATGTGAAGTGCACATGGATGCAGTCAACAAGGAAAGACAG GAAGCTGAACAAGAGGAAAAAAGACAAAATAGAAGgatagaaaagaaacaaaaaaggtTTGATGCCAAGCAGAAAGGGAAAAAGGGTCCAGGACAGAAAAATGACACAGAGAAATCCCCAAAGAAAGTCTCTGAAGGAAAAGCAGGGAAAAATGAGAACAGGAAAAGAAAGGTG TCACAGGAAGAGCCGAATGATTTTAAAGTACCTGAGGTACCAAATTCTAAAGGACCACCCCCTCCTGGATTTAAGGAACCACCTCCTCCTACAGGGCAGAAGGGACCTCCACCCCCAGGTTTTAAAGGACCACCACCCCCAGGGTATAAAGGAGCAGAACCTGCAACCAAAAAGCCCAAAATAG ATGAAACCCCCAACAATGGAGCTGGAGGGGACAGTCCAACCACGCACTCAGATTTTGTGGAAAAAGCAGAACAGGATCCAGACAAATCCAGACGCACGTCCTTTGTCAGCAATCTGGATTACTCCATAGATGAAGACAGGATTGGTCAGATATTTGCTAAG TGTGGTGAGATGACAGATATTCGATTAGTGAAAACAATCAAGGGAAAGTCAAAGGGATATGCTTATGTGGAATTTAAAGATGAG TTGGGTGTGCTGGAAGCTCTGAAACTGGACAGGACGCCGATCGAAGGCCGCCCAATGTTTGTGTCCAAGTGTGAAGACAGAAGCCAGAAAAAGGCTCAGTTCAAG TTTTCCACTGCAATGGAAAAGAACAAGTTGTTTATTAAGAACCTTCCATTCACGTGCTCAAAGGATGCTCTCATCCAAATCTTTAGCGAG CATGGACCAGTGAAGGAGGTTAGAATGGTCACCTACAGAAGTGGAGCTCCCAAAGGGTTAGCTTATGTTGAGTTTGAAGATGAG CAAGATGCAGCAAAAGCTGTGATGAAGACAGATGGACTAAAGATTGGTGACCATGAGATTGAGGTTGCAATCAGTAACCCCCCACAGAGGGGTACCCCCATAAATGTCCGGGAGGAAACGTCATTTACTCCAACACTAGGAGGAGGGAAAAAGGAAACAGAAAC GAGAGGAAAGGCGCGTACTCAGCTGTCTCTGGTACCAAGGTCAATACAGCGAACTCCAGCCCCCTCCAAGGGAGCTAACCCCAAGAGTAACCCCTTGCCATCCTTGGAAGCAAACGGACAAGCGGCAGCTAGTGCTACAGCCACCAAGATGAGCAATGACGATTTCAGAAAAATGTTACTGAAGAAATAA
- the LOC105328438 gene encoding squamous cell carcinoma antigen recognized by T-cells 3 isoform X2: MAESMEKAEADKTIEEECDEKEDTEDAEMQSDSSESEVDNDEEDEEANKKRLEELQKQIEENTYFYDGHTEMIKILRNTGELEKLREAREKMSQYFPLTQELWLEWLRDEIPLATDEKERKHVYDLFERAVKDYLSVDVWLEYVQFCIGGMGQIDGISHIRDVFERALATAGLHVAAGSSLWEAYREFENALMSGYMPQPGQVATPEQEEKFNSQQDRVVSLFKRQLSIPLMDMQETMSEFKEYYEDEIDDGTKEAYNKALEKLEKLMPYEEALTAAEPPRLDAYLSYIDYEMTHDDPARIQNIFERALQENCLNSELWLKYAKYLDHKRLQVETLVLGMYERSVRNCPWCSQLWQRYVLAMERFHKPQKEIKELVDRALQCGFNPGADYLVVWSTYCDYLRRRIKWNQDHEEELDLFRITIESAVNFLAYYGVEADPKGSLQQFWAVIEGKFCGNMTRAREIWTEIMSAGRNHEAALWLDYLRLERAYGDNKHCRKLLNRALNVVTDWPEAIVEAMINFEREEGDLEQYDAAVTKCEVHMDAVNKERQEAEQEEKRQNRRIEKKQKRFDAKQKGKKGPGQKNDTEKSPKKVSEGKAGKNENRKRKSQEEPNDFKVPEVPNSKGPPPPGFKEPPPPTGQKGPPPPGFKGPPPPGYKGAEPATKKPKIDETPNNGAGGDSPTTHSDFVEKAEQDPDKSRRTSFVSNLDYSIDEDRIGQIFAKCGEMTDIRLVKTIKGKSKGYAYVEFKDELGVLEALKLDRTPIEGRPMFVSKCEDRSQKKAQFKFSTAMEKNKLFIKNLPFTCSKDALIQIFSEHGPVKEVRMVTYRSGAPKGLAYVEFEDEQDAAKAVMKTDGLKIGDHEIEVAISNPPQRGTPINVREETSFTPTLGGGKKETETRGKARTQLSLVPRSIQRTPAPSKGANPKSNPLPSLEANGQAAASATATKMSNDDFRKMLLKK; this comes from the exons ATGGCGGAAAGCATGGAAAAAGCAGAAGCCGATAAAACAATTGAGGAGGAGTGCGATGAAAAAGAGGATACTGAGGATGCAGAAATGCAGTCTGATTCCAGCGAATCAGAAGTTGATAATGATGAGGAGGACGAGGAAGCAAACAAAAAGAGACTTGAAGAACTTCAGAAACAG ATAGAAGAAAATACCTACTTTTACGATGGCCATACAGAGATGATCAAAATACTGCGTAATACAGGGGAGCTAGAAAAGCTGAGGGAGGCCCGAGAGAAAATGAGCCAGTACTTTCCATTGACGCAAG AATTATGGTTGGAATGGCTCAGAGATGAAATTCCTTTGGCAACTGatgagaaagaaagaaaacatgtttatGACTTGTTTGAAAGAGCTGTAAAAGATTATCTAT CTGTAGATGTTTGGTTGGAGTACGTACAGTTTTGTATTGGAGGAATGGGACAGATTGATGGGATATCCCACATTCGTGATGTTTTTGAGCGGGCTTTGGCAACTGCTGGACTCCATGTGGCAGCGGGTTCCAGTTTATGGGAGGCATACAGAGAATTTGAAAATGCTCTGATGAGTGGATATATG CCTCAGCCAGGACAAGTAGCAACTCCAGAGCAGGAGGAGAAATTCAACTCTCAGCAGGATAGAGTAGTCTCCCTTTTCAAAAGGCAGCTGTCTATTCCTCTAATGG ATATGCAAGAGACCATGAGTGAATTTAAAGAATACTATGAGGATGAAATAGACGATGGAACCAAAGAGGCCTACAATAAAGCTCTTGAGAAACTTGAAAAATTGATGCCATATGAGGAAGCTTTA ACAGCAGCTGAACCTCCCAGGTTGGATGCCTATTTGTCCTACATTGATTATGAGATGACCCATGATGATCCAGCCAGAATTCAAAACATCTTTGAGAGAGCCCTGCAAGAAAACTGTTTAAATTCAGAATTGTGGTTGAAATATGCAAAGTATCTG gATCACAAGAGACTACAGGTTGAGACTTTAGTCTTAGGGATGTACGAGAGATCTGTCAGGAATTGTCCGTGGTGTTCCCAGTTGTGGCAGAGATATGTTCTGGCTATGGAGAGATTTCACAAACCTCAGAAAGAAATCAAAG AGTTGGTGGACAGAGCCCTACAGTGTGGTTTTAACCCGGGGGCTGATTACCTGGTTGTGTGGAGTACTTACTGTGATTATCTACGTCGAAGAATCAAATGGAACCAAG ACCATGAGGAAGAACTCGATTTATTCAGGATAACCATTGAGAGCGCTGTCAACTTCCTAGCAT ATTATGGTGTAGAAGCTGACCCCAAAGGAAGCTTACAACAGTTCTGGGCAGTGATAGAG GGCAAGTTTTGTGGAAATATGACTAGGGCAAGAGAAATCTGGACTGAAATCATGTCAGCAGGCAGGAATCATGAAGCAGCTCTATGGCTAGATTATCTCAGATTGGAAAG GGCATATGGTGACAACAAACACTGTCGTAAGCTGCTGAATCGAGCTCTCAATGTAGTGACAGATTGGCCAGAAGCTATTGTGGAGGCAATGATCAACTTTGAAAGGGAGGAGG GAGATCTGGAGCAGTATGATGCAGCAGTTACTAAATGTGAAGTGCACATGGATGCAGTCAACAAGGAAAGACAG GAAGCTGAACAAGAGGAAAAAAGACAAAATAGAAGgatagaaaagaaacaaaaaaggtTTGATGCCAAGCAGAAAGGGAAAAAGGGTCCAGGACAGAAAAATGACACAGAGAAATCCCCAAAGAAAGTCTCTGAAGGAAAAGCAGGGAAAAATGAGAACAGGAAAAGAAAG TCACAGGAAGAGCCGAATGATTTTAAAGTACCTGAGGTACCAAATTCTAAAGGACCACCCCCTCCTGGATTTAAGGAACCACCTCCTCCTACAGGGCAGAAGGGACCTCCACCCCCAGGTTTTAAAGGACCACCACCCCCAGGGTATAAAGGAGCAGAACCTGCAACCAAAAAGCCCAAAATAG ATGAAACCCCCAACAATGGAGCTGGAGGGGACAGTCCAACCACGCACTCAGATTTTGTGGAAAAAGCAGAACAGGATCCAGACAAATCCAGACGCACGTCCTTTGTCAGCAATCTGGATTACTCCATAGATGAAGACAGGATTGGTCAGATATTTGCTAAG TGTGGTGAGATGACAGATATTCGATTAGTGAAAACAATCAAGGGAAAGTCAAAGGGATATGCTTATGTGGAATTTAAAGATGAG TTGGGTGTGCTGGAAGCTCTGAAACTGGACAGGACGCCGATCGAAGGCCGCCCAATGTTTGTGTCCAAGTGTGAAGACAGAAGCCAGAAAAAGGCTCAGTTCAAG TTTTCCACTGCAATGGAAAAGAACAAGTTGTTTATTAAGAACCTTCCATTCACGTGCTCAAAGGATGCTCTCATCCAAATCTTTAGCGAG CATGGACCAGTGAAGGAGGTTAGAATGGTCACCTACAGAAGTGGAGCTCCCAAAGGGTTAGCTTATGTTGAGTTTGAAGATGAG CAAGATGCAGCAAAAGCTGTGATGAAGACAGATGGACTAAAGATTGGTGACCATGAGATTGAGGTTGCAATCAGTAACCCCCCACAGAGGGGTACCCCCATAAATGTCCGGGAGGAAACGTCATTTACTCCAACACTAGGAGGAGGGAAAAAGGAAACAGAAAC GAGAGGAAAGGCGCGTACTCAGCTGTCTCTGGTACCAAGGTCAATACAGCGAACTCCAGCCCCCTCCAAGGGAGCTAACCCCAAGAGTAACCCCTTGCCATCCTTGGAAGCAAACGGACAAGCGGCAGCTAGTGCTACAGCCACCAAGATGAGCAATGACGATTTCAGAAAAATGTTACTGAAGAAATAA